The following are from one region of the Methanolacinia paynteri genome:
- a CDS encoding V-type ATP synthase subunit F has translation MEIAVIGNSEFILGFRLAGIQKTYAAEESDVIADLVTMVMDDAEVGILVMNGEDMAKLPLRMRTTLSDSVKPTVIAIGGEEGGLSIRERIKRSVGVDLWK, from the coding sequence ATGGAGATCGCAGTTATAGGAAACAGTGAATTCATTCTCGGGTTCCGCCTTGCAGGCATCCAGAAGACCTATGCGGCAGAGGAAAGCGATGTAATCGCTGATCTCGTGACAATGGTCATGGATGACGCCGAGGTCGGCATACTCGTGATGAACGGCGAAGATATGGCAAAACTGCCGCTCAGGATGCGCACCACCCTCTCGGATTCGGTAAAGCCGACGGTTATCGCCATCGGCGGCGAAGAGGGCGGACTTTCCATCAGAGAGAGAATTAAGAGATCAGTGGGTGTTGATCTGTGGAAGTAA
- a CDS encoding ATP synthase subunit A, giving the protein MEVKGKSKGILKRISGPVVTAVDLDAHMYDVVKVGDEQLMGEVIKIDGDNVIIQVYEATDGIRPGEPVENTGMSLAVELGPGLLTSIYDGIQRPLEVLMEKMGSFIERGVSAPGLDHAKKWEFKPLKKKGDEVVPGEIIGEVQETNIVTKIMIPPTLKGGKIKEIKKGEFTVDEIVCVLDSGEEVAMMQKWPVRVPRPVTEKKNPDIPLITGQRILDGLFPIAKGGTAAIPGPFGSGKTVTQQALAKWSDAEIVVYIGCGERGNEMTEVLTEFPELEDPKTGKPLMERTILIANTSNMPVAAREASVYTGITIAEYFRDMGYDVSLMADSTSRWAEAMREISSRLEEMPGEEGYPAYLSARLSEFYERAGRVETLNHDFGSITVIGAVSPPGGDFSEPVTQNTLRIVKCFWALDAKLSQRRHFPAINWLNSYSLYLDSLSSYYDEKISPEWNPLRTWAMAVLQKESELQEIVQLVGSDALPDEEQVTIEVARLLREVFLQQNAFDPVDTYCSMEKQFDIMKAIKKYADLGYDAQKSGAPIAAVVGVKAKNELAQIKFIAEYKPELEKILKQMDEEFAKVKEA; this is encoded by the coding sequence GTGGAAGTAAAAGGAAAATCAAAAGGAATTCTAAAGAGGATTTCCGGGCCGGTCGTAACTGCCGTCGACCTTGATGCCCACATGTACGATGTGGTGAAGGTCGGAGACGAGCAGCTCATGGGTGAGGTCATCAAGATCGACGGTGACAACGTCATCATCCAGGTTTACGAAGCGACCGACGGTATCCGTCCGGGGGAGCCTGTGGAGAACACGGGAATGTCCCTCGCGGTAGAGCTCGGACCCGGTCTTCTGACAAGTATCTACGACGGTATTCAGAGACCTCTCGAAGTGCTCATGGAGAAGATGGGCAGTTTCATCGAGCGTGGAGTGTCAGCTCCGGGTCTTGATCATGCAAAGAAGTGGGAATTTAAGCCATTAAAGAAGAAGGGCGACGAAGTAGTCCCCGGTGAAATCATCGGAGAGGTCCAGGAGACGAACATCGTCACAAAGATCATGATCCCGCCGACCTTGAAGGGCGGAAAGATCAAGGAGATCAAGAAGGGCGAGTTCACTGTAGATGAGATCGTCTGTGTTCTCGACTCCGGCGAAGAGGTCGCTATGATGCAGAAGTGGCCTGTACGTGTCCCGAGACCTGTTACGGAGAAGAAGAACCCGGACATCCCGCTTATTACAGGACAGCGTATTCTCGACGGTCTGTTCCCTATTGCAAAGGGCGGAACGGCAGCTATCCCCGGACCGTTCGGTTCAGGAAAGACTGTTACCCAACAGGCTCTCGCAAAGTGGTCCGATGCCGAGATTGTGGTCTACATCGGATGCGGTGAGCGTGGAAACGAGATGACCGAGGTTCTTACAGAGTTCCCCGAGCTCGAGGACCCGAAGACCGGAAAGCCTCTCATGGAGAGGACGATTCTTATCGCGAACACCTCGAACATGCCTGTAGCGGCCCGTGAGGCATCGGTTTACACCGGTATCACCATCGCGGAGTACTTCCGTGACATGGGATACGATGTATCGCTGATGGCAGACTCGACTTCCCGCTGGGCAGAGGCAATGCGTGAAATTTCGTCACGTCTTGAAGAGATGCCCGGAGAAGAGGGTTACCCGGCATACCTGTCGGCACGTCTCTCCGAGTTCTACGAGCGTGCAGGACGTGTGGAGACACTCAACCACGACTTCGGTTCGATTACGGTTATCGGTGCGGTCTCCCCGCCCGGTGGTGACTTTTCGGAGCCTGTCACGCAGAACACTCTGCGTATCGTAAAGTGCTTCTGGGCACTTGATGCAAAGCTGTCGCAGCGCCGTCACTTCCCGGCTATCAACTGGCTGAACTCGTACTCGCTCTACCTCGATTCGCTTTCGTCATACTATGACGAGAAGATTTCGCCTGAGTGGAACCCGCTCAGGACATGGGCGATGGCTGTTCTCCAGAAGGAGTCGGAACTTCAGGAGATCGTTCAGCTCGTAGGTTCAGACGCACTGCCCGACGAGGAGCAGGTGACGATCGAGGTCGCACGTCTTCTCCGTGAGGTCTTCCTCCAGCAGAACGCATTCGACCCCGTCGATACATACTGTTCGATGGAGAAGCAGTTCGACATCATGAAGGCGATCAAGAAGTACGCGGACCTCGGCTACGACGCACAGAAGTCCGGCGCACCGATCGCGGCTGTCGTCGGCGTCAAGGCGAAGAACGAGCTTGCACAGATCAAGTTCATCGCCGAGTACAAGCCCGAACTCGAGAAGATCCTGAAGCAGATGGACGAAGAGTTTGCCAAGGTTAAGGAGGCCTGA
- a CDS encoding very short patch repair endonuclease has translation MADVHTAEQRSRNMSAIRAKNTKPELIIRRGLYARGIRGYRIHHNIAGKPDLVFTRQKIAIFIDGCYWHKCPICFHEPQTNRNFWMKKINGNVERDLQVNEELKKNGWLVLRFWEHEVRKEQESVVDRIAEAIKKRN, from the coding sequence ATGGCAGATGTTCATACGGCTGAACAACGCAGTCGCAATATGTCAGCAATCCGTGCGAAAAATACAAAACCCGAACTTATTATACGCAGGGGACTCTATGCAAGAGGAATTCGTGGATATCGCATTCATCACAATATAGCGGGAAAGCCGGACCTTGTATTTACAAGACAAAAAATTGCAATATTCATAGATGGGTGTTACTGGCATAAATGTCCAATCTGTTTCCATGAACCACAGACCAACCGGAACTTCTGGATGAAAAAAATTAACGGAAATGTAGAACGGGATCTGCAGGTTAACGAAGAACTTAAAAAAAATGGCTGGCTTGTCCTCAGGTTCTGGGAACATGAAGTGAGAAAGGAGCAGGAATCTGTTGTTGACAGAATTGCTGAAGCTATTAAGAAAAGAAACTAA
- a CDS encoding DNA cytosine methyltransferase, with product MKKNYIALDMFAGGGGLTEGFIRQGFDFAAHIEMNEHAAKTLETRLCYHYLKQNKDLSHYADYYMGKINREELFDGINEPSIVTDSIVKHEINDESEKILIESIKKNLYEKYGRTDVDIVIGGPPCQAYSLAGRGRDKKGMKDDPRNYLYRHYISFLEAFEPEMFVFENVKGITSAKDQTIFPDIFLRCKMAGYHIDSEPRIINASKFGVLQNRERIIIIGWKEGSNYSYPEFKQSSLRGKVWDLLNDLPKQQAVKTNEDIFLPYVGECSEYARAAKIRNGFGGVRHHAARYHNERDREIYRRAIRKWKHGEGTRLKYNELPEHLQTHENKKDFLDRYKVVNGNDHSHAVLAHLAKDGHYFIHPDIKQARSLTVREAARLQSFPDDYFFEGPRSAKYTQIGNAVPPLMAEGIAGKIRKMLA from the coding sequence ATGAAAAAAAATTATATTGCTCTTGATATGTTCGCAGGCGGTGGGGGCCTTACAGAGGGATTCATACGTCAGGGATTTGATTTTGCCGCACATATTGAAATGAATGAGCATGCAGCAAAGACACTGGAAACACGTCTTTGTTATCATTATCTAAAACAGAACAAAGATCTTTCTCATTATGCCGATTACTATATGGGAAAAATAAACCGTGAAGAATTATTTGACGGTATTAATGAGCCAAGCATAGTAACAGATTCCATAGTCAAACATGAAATTAACGATGAATCTGAAAAAATACTAATAGAATCGATTAAAAAAAATCTTTATGAAAAATATGGCAGAACTGATGTTGATATTGTTATAGGAGGACCTCCATGCCAAGCATATTCCCTAGCCGGAAGGGGGCGAGATAAGAAGGGAATGAAGGATGACCCCCGGAATTATCTCTACCGACACTATATCAGTTTTTTGGAGGCATTTGAACCAGAAATGTTTGTTTTTGAAAATGTTAAGGGCATTACCAGTGCAAAAGACCAGACAATATTCCCGGATATCTTTTTGCGTTGTAAAATGGCCGGATATCATATTGACTCTGAACCAAGAATAATCAATGCCAGTAAATTTGGTGTACTTCAGAACCGTGAGCGTATTATCATTATTGGGTGGAAAGAAGGATCTAATTATTCCTACCCCGAATTTAAACAGTCGTCCCTCAGAGGGAAGGTCTGGGATCTTCTGAATGACCTCCCGAAACAACAGGCAGTTAAAACAAATGAGGATATTTTTCTCCCATATGTCGGGGAATGCTCTGAATATGCGAGAGCTGCAAAGATCAGAAACGGTTTTGGGGGAGTGCGTCACCATGCTGCAAGATATCATAACGAAAGGGATAGAGAAATTTATCGGAGAGCCATAAGGAAATGGAAGCATGGGGAGGGTACACGACTAAAATATAATGAACTCCCTGAACATCTTCAAACCCATGAAAACAAGAAAGATTTTCTGGATAGGTATAAGGTTGTAAACGGTAACGATCATTCTCATGCAGTTCTGGCACATCTTGCAAAAGATGGTCATTATTTTATACACCCGGATATTAAACAGGCCCGTTCTTTAACTGTCCGTGAAGCAGCTCGTTTACAGTCATTCCCTGATGACTATTTCTTTGAAGGGCCGCGTTCGGCGAAGTATACACAAATTGGTAATGCAGTTCCGCCACTGATGGCTGAGGGAATAGCAGGTAAAATCAGAAAAATGCTTGCATAG
- a CDS encoding V-type ATP synthase subunit C, with the protein MAAVNTTGPAPYIYACTRMKVRKASLIPREEYMRMLNMELPEIARIIEETHYKAEIDELNSSFSGIDLFEIALSWNLAKDYQRVIAMVPGHLKGFTKCYLLRWDIQNVLTIMRGKSQGVPQGKIKEITIPAGSLDKAALDKLIADDSVDRIVENLRGHELYPVFEREMAGAVESGSFARMENELYKAYYADIIHAAKSGVKGGYVFLQYIRLAIDTKNLMTVFRVKGSLESDDLRELMIPGGTFSVDELVRLAGSESSDEIIETIRNRLNIESFTEVLEKFREEKSVHKIETALTKAKLAQLDKLAKRYQFSVCPILLYLELKQYEVSNIRAVARGKASKLDADSIEACMVV; encoded by the coding sequence ATGGCTGCAGTAAATACTACAGGCCCTGCTCCCTACATATACGCCTGCACCCGTATGAAGGTGAGAAAGGCGTCCCTCATACCGCGTGAGGAGTATATGCGTATGCTCAACATGGAGCTGCCCGAGATCGCAAGGATCATCGAAGAGACGCACTACAAGGCTGAGATAGATGAGCTCAACTCGTCTTTCTCAGGGATCGACCTGTTCGAAATTGCACTGTCATGGAATCTTGCAAAGGATTACCAGAGAGTAATTGCGATGGTGCCCGGTCACCTTAAGGGATTCACCAAGTGCTATCTCCTTCGCTGGGACATACAGAATGTCCTGACGATCATGCGTGGGAAGTCGCAGGGTGTTCCGCAGGGAAAGATCAAAGAGATAACGATCCCTGCAGGAAGCCTCGACAAGGCAGCTCTCGACAAACTCATCGCGGATGACTCGGTCGACAGGATCGTGGAGAACCTCAGGGGTCATGAACTCTATCCCGTTTTCGAGCGGGAGATGGCCGGAGCCGTCGAATCGGGCTCTTTCGCCCGTATGGAGAACGAGCTCTACAAGGCATACTACGCGGATATCATTCACGCGGCCAAGAGCGGAGTTAAAGGCGGATACGTGTTTCTGCAGTATATCCGCCTGGCCATCGATACGAAGAACCTGATGACGGTATTCCGTGTAAAGGGTTCTCTTGAGAGCGACGACCTGCGCGAACTTATGATCCCCGGCGGAACTTTCTCCGTCGACGAGCTTGTTCGCCTGGCCGGTTCGGAGAGCAGCGACGAGATTATCGAGACGATCAGGAACCGCCTGAATATCGAATCGTTCACGGAAGTTCTTGAAAAATTCAGGGAAGAGAAATCGGTGCACAAGATCGAGACCGCACTTACGAAGGCGAAGCTCGCTCAGCTCGACAAACTGGCGAAACGCTACCAGTTTTCGGTGTGCCCGATTCTGCTCTACCTCGAACTCAAGCAGTACGAGGTTTCGAATATCCGTGCCGTAGCACGCGGCAAGGCGTCGAAGCTCGATGCCGACAGTATCGAGGCGTGCATGGTGGTGTAA
- a CDS encoding V-type ATP synthase subunit D: protein MALKDVKPTRSELINLKKRIKLSERGYNILKMKRDGLILEFFKVLEEAKKSKSELNDNYEKALKTIAVANTVEGAIRVKAAAMAVQENPQIALKQKNIMGVVVPEIESSAVRKDIIQRGYGVLGSSAVIDETAEAFEELVDSIIRAAEIETTMKRLLDEIESTKRRVNALEFKVIPELSEARDFIKMRLDEMERDELVRLKKIRAKAQAK from the coding sequence ATGGCGCTTAAAGATGTAAAGCCAACAAGGTCTGAACTTATCAACCTTAAAAAGAGGATCAAACTCTCCGAACGAGGCTATAACATTCTCAAGATGAAGCGCGACGGACTAATCCTTGAATTCTTCAAGGTGCTTGAGGAAGCGAAGAAGAGCAAGAGCGAACTCAACGACAACTACGAAAAGGCGTTGAAGACGATCGCGGTGGCGAACACTGTCGAGGGTGCGATCAGGGTGAAGGCGGCGGCGATGGCCGTGCAGGAGAATCCCCAGATCGCACTTAAGCAGAAGAACATCATGGGTGTCGTTGTGCCCGAGATCGAGTCTTCGGCTGTCAGAAAGGACATCATCCAGAGAGGATATGGTGTCCTCGGTTCGTCTGCCGTTATAGACGAGACCGCCGAAGCCTTCGAGGAGCTCGTCGATTCGATCATCCGGGCTGCCGAGATCGAGACGACGATGAAGAGGCTTCTCGACGAGATCGAGTCCACGAAACGCCGTGTCAACGCTCTTGAGTTCAAGGTTATCCCTGAGCTTTCAGAGGCTCGTGACTTCATCAAGATGAGACTTGATGAGATGGAGAGGGACGAACTTGTCCGTCTCAAGAAGATCAGGGCCAAGGCCCAGGCAAAATAA
- a CDS encoding V-type ATP synthase subunit B: MKEYRTVTKVQGPLVFVEKTEPVGYSELVNVVQADGQIKRGQVLDTSDDIVVVQIFESTAGIGKDSGIRFLGETIKMPVGKDMLGRILSGGGKPKDGGPEIVPEKRLEITGAAINPYARASPDEFIQTGISTIDATNTLVRGQKLPIFSGSGLPHNEIALQIARQAKVPGSDEQFAVVFAAMGITKEEENQFMADFERTGALEHAVVFLNLADDPAVERIITPRLALTTAEYLAFELDYHVLVILTDMTNYCEALRQIGAAREEVPGRRGYPGYMYTDLASLYERAGIIKGKKGSVTQFSILTMPGDDITHPIPDLSGYITEGQIVVSRELHRKGIYPPINVMPSLSRLMNLGIGEGMTREDHKKVSDQLYAGYAEGVDLRGLVAIVGKDALSERDQRFLEFADLFENRFVRQGHDEDRSIADSLDLGWELLATLPEDQLTRIDREMIHKYHPKYRKKE, encoded by the coding sequence ATGAAGGAGTATCGCACAGTTACAAAGGTCCAGGGACCGCTTGTATTCGTCGAAAAGACGGAGCCGGTCGGTTATTCCGAACTTGTGAACGTCGTCCAGGCCGACGGCCAGATCAAACGCGGTCAGGTTCTTGATACCTCCGACGATATCGTCGTCGTCCAGATCTTCGAGTCGACTGCCGGTATCGGAAAGGACTCGGGTATCAGGTTCCTCGGCGAGACCATCAAGATGCCTGTCGGAAAGGACATGCTCGGACGTATCCTCTCCGGCGGCGGTAAGCCGAAGGACGGCGGACCCGAGATCGTTCCTGAGAAGAGGCTCGAGATCACCGGTGCGGCTATCAACCCGTATGCACGTGCATCACCCGATGAGTTTATCCAGACGGGTATCTCGACAATCGACGCGACGAACACACTCGTTCGTGGTCAGAAGCTTCCGATCTTCTCGGGTTCAGGTCTTCCGCACAACGAGATCGCTCTCCAGATCGCCCGCCAGGCAAAGGTCCCGGGCTCGGATGAGCAGTTCGCTGTCGTATTCGCTGCAATGGGTATCACGAAAGAGGAAGAGAACCAGTTCATGGCCGACTTCGAGAGGACAGGCGCCCTCGAACACGCTGTAGTGTTCCTCAACCTTGCAGACGACCCGGCTGTAGAGCGTATCATCACGCCGCGTCTCGCACTGACGACCGCAGAATACCTTGCATTCGAACTCGATTACCACGTGCTTGTCATTCTTACTGATATGACAAACTACTGTGAGGCTCTCCGTCAGATCGGTGCGGCACGTGAAGAGGTTCCCGGACGCCGTGGTTACCCCGGTTACATGTATACCGATCTCGCATCGCTCTACGAGCGTGCAGGTATCATCAAGGGCAAGAAGGGTTCGGTTACCCAGTTCTCGATCCTTACGATGCCCGGCGACGATATCACCCACCCGATTCCTGATCTTTCCGGATATATTACGGAAGGCCAGATCGTTGTTTCCCGTGAACTTCACAGGAAGGGTATCTACCCGCCGATCAACGTTATGCCGTCGCTTTCACGTCTGATGAACCTCGGTATCGGCGAGGGCATGACCCGTGAGGACCATAAGAAGGTCTCCGACCAGCTCTATGCAGGATACGCGGAGGGTGTAGATCTCCGCGGTCTCGTGGCTATCGTCGGAAAGGATGCTCTCTCGGAGCGTGACCAGCGCTTCCTGGAGTTCGCGGACCTCTTCGAGAACAGGTTTGTCCGCCAGGGCCACGACGAGGACAGGTCGATTGCGGATTCGCTCGATCTCGGATGGGAGCTTCTTGCGACCCTGCCGGAGGATCAGCTTACACGTATCGACCGCGAGATGATCCACAAGTACCACCCGAAGTACAGAAAGAAGGAGTGA
- a CDS encoding UvrD-helicase domain-containing protein, protein MTKIVETWDKSQLKVIQAPKSERCIIDAGPGTGKTAVSCARVAWLISEGVAPGNIWVVSFTRTAVREIRDRIHSYVGNGGDANSVKIATLDSHAWAIHYGFDETPKIFSSYDENIEVMTGMVRSDPSVIDYLESSFEYLIIDEAQDIVGIRADLILEIIKKLPLSCGVSVFADEAQAIYGWSLEDDEPSSYDAVQLTLPQKIRESKQNEFREYGLSTVFRTSDPNLKTLFTDTRKKVLEEDPDVKLKHKKIKKEIRGLAHYSISGKIQDHEIQNPNKSFILYRRRADVHYAASFFGTNPHRIRMSGLPVCLHSWIGACLSEYTKRTIGKSDFVSLWKRNFDNSEKGLRNADMMWNHLIRHAGRSDKIVNMGNLQQVLGRKQPPSEFCYSEIGFRGPIIGTIHASKGRETDEVCLLIPENHGHKLDDDEETRVVFVGATRAKSLLHVGSGFATLHAKRLPVSGRAYTLLCNQGSPTAQVEIGRDGDITASGITGTSHYSSIDDVRKKQELILSLRGKITPAYAVSDHGSGHIYRLKSGEFSYGKDVCCLSQSVNSDLFEVGKEIHTILGGGKRRPPDELRYLRIYGTRTLVLPPDSSERGKLFEPWSESGIMLAPVVLGYPKAFFKYY, encoded by the coding sequence ATGACAAAAATAGTGGAGACTTGGGATAAAAGTCAGTTAAAGGTTATTCAGGCACCCAAATCTGAAAGATGTATTATCGATGCAGGGCCAGGTACCGGAAAAACTGCAGTATCCTGTGCCCGTGTTGCTTGGTTGATCAGTGAAGGAGTCGCACCCGGTAATATCTGGGTTGTCAGTTTTACACGGACAGCAGTCAGGGAAATACGTGATCGTATTCATAGTTATGTCGGAAACGGAGGAGATGCAAATTCAGTGAAAATTGCAACTTTGGATTCACATGCATGGGCAATCCATTATGGATTTGATGAAACTCCAAAAATATTCAGCTCTTATGATGAAAATATCGAAGTAATGACCGGGATGGTCAGGTCTGACCCCAGTGTTATCGATTATCTGGAATCTTCATTTGAATATCTTATTATTGATGAGGCTCAGGATATAGTTGGAATCCGTGCAGATTTGATTCTTGAAATCATTAAAAAATTACCTTTATCATGTGGCGTTTCAGTCTTTGCTGATGAGGCACAGGCAATATATGGGTGGTCGCTCGAAGATGATGAACCATCTTCCTATGATGCTGTCCAGCTTACACTTCCTCAAAAAATCAGGGAATCCAAACAAAATGAATTTAGGGAATACGGTCTGAGTACGGTTTTTCGGACAAGTGATCCAAATCTGAAAACACTTTTTACCGATACACGTAAAAAAGTCTTGGAGGAAGACCCCGACGTTAAACTCAAACATAAAAAAATCAAAAAAGAAATTAGAGGTCTTGCTCACTATTCGATATCTGGAAAAATTCAGGATCATGAAATTCAGAATCCCAATAAAAGTTTTATTTTATATCGCAGGAGAGCAGATGTGCATTATGCTGCTTCATTTTTCGGGACAAACCCACACCGAATTCGTATGTCGGGCCTGCCGGTCTGTCTGCATTCATGGATAGGAGCGTGTTTGTCTGAATACACAAAAAGAACAATTGGAAAAAGTGATTTCGTTTCCCTCTGGAAAAGAAATTTTGACAATTCTGAAAAAGGCTTAAGAAATGCCGATATGATGTGGAATCATCTGATAAGGCATGCGGGGCGGTCAGATAAAATTGTAAATATGGGAAATCTGCAACAGGTTCTTGGAAGGAAACAACCTCCCTCAGAATTCTGTTATAGCGAAATTGGCTTCAGAGGCCCGATTATCGGTACAATCCACGCATCCAAGGGACGGGAAACAGATGAAGTCTGTCTTCTTATTCCGGAAAATCATGGACATAAATTGGATGATGATGAGGAAACACGTGTGGTATTTGTTGGTGCAACTCGTGCAAAATCCCTGCTTCATGTCGGGTCAGGTTTCGCAACTCTCCACGCCAAAAGACTTCCCGTATCTGGCAGAGCGTATACACTTTTATGTAACCAGGGTTCGCCTACGGCACAGGTAGAGATTGGAAGAGATGGTGATATTACCGCGAGTGGAATTACCGGAACTAGTCACTATTCCTCAATTGATGATGTACGGAAAAAACAGGAGCTGATCCTTAGTCTTCGGGGAAAGATCACGCCAGCGTATGCCGTATCTGATCATGGAAGTGGACATATTTACAGGTTGAAATCAGGAGAATTCTCATATGGTAAAGATGTCTGCTGCCTGTCACAATCCGTGAATTCAGATTTGTTTGAAGTAGGCAAGGAGATTCATACAATTCTCGGTGGAGGAAAACGGCGTCCACCTGATGAGCTAAGGTATCTTCGGATTTATGGAACACGAACACTTGTACTCCCACCTGATTCTTCCGAACGTGGAAAGTTATTTGAACCATGGTCGGAGAGTGGGATTATGCTGGCACCGGTAGTCCTAGGTTATCCTAAGGCATTTTTCAAGTATTATTAA